Proteins from one Malaya genurostris strain Urasoe2022 chromosome 2, Malgen_1.1, whole genome shotgun sequence genomic window:
- the LOC131428566 gene encoding uncharacterized protein LOC131428566 has translation MGESLEEVEASVIETISTIEGWMNGVKLQIAHHKTEVLLVSNCKPIQRTEIDVGGHAISTKRTLKLLGVMIDNRLNFNCHVDYACEKSAKAIHAITSIMPNVGGPKSSTKRLLASVSSSILRYGAPAWGTALKTKRSREQLNRAFRLMVIRVTSVYRTISPE, from the coding sequence ATGGGCGAGTCTCTCGAAGAAGTGGAGGCCTCGGTGATAGAGACGATAAGCACGATTGAGGGCTGGATGAACGGAGTCAAGCTACAAATAGCTCACCACAAAACGGAAGTGTTGTTGGTGAGCAACTGCAAGCCGATCCAGCGTACCGAGATAGATGTAGGGGGACATGCGATTTCAACTAAGCGAACTCTGAAACTTCTCGGAGTGATGATCGACAACCGGTTGAACTTTAACTGCCATGTCGACTATGCCTGCGAGAAGTCCGCGAAGGCGATACATGCAATAACGAGTATCATGCCAAATGTCGGTGGCCCGAAAAGTAGCACAAAACGTCTGTTAGCTAGTGTATCTTCGTCAATACTACGGTATGGTGCTCCTGCCTggggaacagcattgaaaacgaAGAGGAGCCGTGAACAGCTGAACAGAGCATTCCGGCTTATGGTCATACGAGTCACGAGCGTCTACAGGACAATATCACCGGAATGA
- the LOC131428567 gene encoding uncharacterized protein LOC131428567 — MEITQINLNHCDTAQQLLWQSMTETKCDVAIISEPYQVPPDNGNWVSDRTGMAAIHVMGRFPIQEVVESASEGFVIAKINGVFACSCYTPPRWTVEQFSQVLEQLTNKLIGRKPVVIGGDFNAWAVEWGSRVTNARGYILQEALAKLEVRLCNEGSDSTFRKDGRESIVDVTFCSPNLTANMNWKVSEEYTHSDHQAIHYRIGQRIPVATRRRITDGRKWKTKTFNKDLFIEALRPDGGVDNIDATELKRRMVMACDTTMLRKSEPTNSRRPAYWWNETLSTLRAASLRARRRARRARTETEIEERKSVFREARSAFKREIKRSKSNCYKRLCREADANPWGIIQ; from the coding sequence ATGGAGATAACCCAGATAAATCTGAATCATTGTGATACCGCACAGCAACTGTTATGGCAGTCAATGACAGAAACGAAGTGCGATGTTGCGATAATCTCAGAGCCGTATCAAGTTCCCCCTGATAACGGCAACTGGGTGTCAGATAGAACAGGAATGGCCGCGATACACGTCATGGGAAGATTCCCTATACAGGAAGTGGTTGAGAGCGCAAGTGAAGGCTTCGTGATTGCTAAGATTAACGGCGTCTTTGCATGCAGTTGCTATACCCCTCCGAGGTGGACAGTGGAGCAGTTTAGCCAGGTGCTGGAACAGTTGACCAATAAGCTAATCGGACGAAAACCAGTAGTCATAGGAGGAGACTTTAATGCCTGGGCGGTGGAGTGGGGCAGCAGAGTAACCAATGCAAGAGGATACATCCTGCAGGAAGCTTTAGCAAAGTTAGAAGTACGATTGTGTAATGAAGGCTCCGATAGTACATTTCGGAAAGACGGTAGAGAGTCGATCGTCGACGTCACGTTCTGCAGTCCTAATCTGACAGCAAACATGAATTGGAAAGTGAGCGAGGAATACACTCATAGCGATCACCAAGCGATACACTATCGCATCGGCCAACGAATCCCAGTGGCGACACGGAGAAGGATTACCGATGGGCGGAAGTGGAAGACGAAAACCTTTAACAAGGACCTCTTTATTGAGGCACTTCGACCGGACGGCGGCGTCGATAATATCGATGCGACCGAACTGAAAAGAAGAATGGTGATGGCTTGCGACACcacaatgctgcgaaaatcggaACCAACGAATAGCCGCCGCCCAgcttactggtggaacgagacgCTCAGTACGTTACGAGCTGCTTCCCTCAGAGCCAGGAGGCGGGCCCGGAGAGCAAGGACAGAAACAGAAATAGAGGAACGCAAGTCGGTTTTTCGGGAAGCCAGGTCCGCTTTCAAACGGGAGATTAAGCGTAGCAAATCAAATTGCTACAAGAGACTGTGTCGAGAAGCAGACGCCAATCCCTGGGggatcattcagtaa